GCACGCGGGTGCGGCTGAACAATGTCGAGGCGGCGTATCATGGCATCCTGTCGGGAGTCGGTATCGGTATGCTGCCCTGCCATGTCGGCGACATCAGCCCGGAATTGCGGCGCCTGCCGCCCTACCATCTCGAGCCGGTGTTCGACCTGTGGCTGCTTACCCATGCCGACCTGAGGCGCACCGCCAAGGTCCGGGCATTCATCAACTTCATGGCCAATGCGATCATGCCCCACAAGGATCTGATCGAGGGCAAGCGTCCGCCCGGTTTCTCATCGGGCGACAGGCTCGCCGTGGACAGCGGCTATGCCGCTGCGGCCGGGATGTCCCAGGATGTGCCGGAGGACGTCAGCGCCTAGCGCTTGCGGACGCCCAGCTTGGCCGTCGAGGACGCGGTGACCAGCAGGTCGCCGGCCTCGTTGAACAGCCGGCCCTCCAGGAACACGATGGAGCGCCCCTGGCGCACCACCTGACCCTCGCAGACCACCGGGCCGATGGGCGCGGGGCCGATGAAGGTGGTCTTCATCTCCAGGGTCTGGATGATCTGGCCATCATCGAGTCGCTGGAGCACCGCGCGGGACATGGCGTTGTCCAGCATGGCCGC
The window above is part of the Emcibacter sp. SYSU 3D8 genome. Proteins encoded here:
- a CDS encoding PaaI family thioesterase, with the protein product MTDDNPTRRRSAAINDTLGATFIDGHAEQGWIRIRYLGTEAFDNSSGLIQGGILAAMLDNAMSRAVLQRLDDGQIIQTLEMKTTFIGPAPIGPVVCEGQVVRQGRSIVFLEGRLFNEAGDLLVTASSTAKLGVRKR